From a region of the Besnoitia besnoiti strain Bb-Ger1 chromosome I, whole genome shotgun sequence genome:
- a CDS encoding RNA recognition motif-containing protein (encoded by transcript BESB_001620): MPADEQQQQQVPREGATNTEPTCRVYVGNLSWKVRWQDLKDHMKQAGEVVRADVFEDYQGRSKGCGIVEYTNVEDAQKAIKELTDTELFDRLIFVREDREDGHKFSGGRGGGYGSRGGYGGRVGGPMWAGGYYGGGGMYRGRSGGGYYGGYGARFNGPPPYSMYGDMGYYGPRAFRGRGGMRGGMRGGFGAYGGGFRGGRGGYAGGGGSHGDGSGRQVFVSNLPWRTSWQDLKDLFRECGEVVRADVMTMPDGRSKGMGTVLFASPEGAQRAMEMFNEYMLDGRPITVRIDRDA, from the exons ATGCCGGCG GACGAACAACAGCAGCAACAAGtcccgcgcgagggcgcgactAACACG GAGCCAACCTGCAGAGTGTATGTGGGTAACCTCTCGTGGAAGGTGAGGTGGCAAGATTTGAAGGATCACATGAAGCAGGCGGGCGAGGTCGTGCGGGCCGACGTTTTCGAGGACTACCAGGGCCGCAGCAAGGGCTGTGGTATTGTCGAATACACAAACGTCGAGGATGCCCAGAAGGCTATCAAAGAGCTGACTGACACGGAGCTGTTCG ATCGGTTGATTTTTGTGCGCGAAGATCGTGAAGACGGACACAAGttcagcggcggccgcggaggcgggtaTGGAAGCAGGGGAGGTTACGGGGGTAGAGTGGGAGGCCCGATGTGGGCAGGCGGCTACTATGGAGGTGGAGGGATGTATagaggcagaagcggcgGGGGCTACTACGGGGGCTATGGCGCACGATTCAACGGCCCGCCTCCCTACAGCATGTACGGCGACATGGGCTACTACGGTCCCCGGGCATTCCGCGG ACGCGGTGGCATGCGCGGAGGCATGCGCGGCGGTTTTGGAGCATACGGCGGCGGCTTCCGAGGTGGCCGCGGAGGATACGCCGGCGGTGGCGGCAGCCATGGTGATGGAAGCGGGCGGCAGGTGTTCGTCTCCAACCTTCCGTGGAGGACGTCGTGGCAAGATCTGAAGGACTTGTTCCGGGAATGCGGTGAAGTCGTCAG GGCCGACGTCATGACGATGCCCGATGGGAGGTCGAAAGGTATGGGAACTGTCCTCTTCGCCAGTCCGGAAGGCGCCCAGCGCGCTATGGAGATGTTCAACGAATACATGCTTGATGGTCGCCCCATTACAGTCCGAATTGACCGAGATGCTTAG
- a CDS encoding hypothetical protein (encoded by transcript BESB_001650) — MRPHHSAYAPSSGPGAGASLSSGFFFGGTALGAAGGSLSGSLPLAMSYPSGAVSSSSNARGGSQPHANARRSSWSTACAVLGFERVTGVYLFSCLACISVAIAFNTAGSVAYEYYVSCHGSATVSHGVFLVLVAFQVFFIVLKWWRPTSSAAWAWLGDAPAAPSHAQAAPAVPLAARASPAGGDLRLEDLIQKGSDPTAVAAAGALGASEKAGGLLFRDDPRNPGAALWHHGGLRLKAALREGEESLSARSRQSGLGAGSSDREGDGELFAAVGTVGFWRTLPALNESLTREGPSAPPLLMEEEHSDPDIDDGRPAFSARFRDLESGRQGFLYTGGRALLVPSWRPRGICWNSTWVTLEYLVYGLGFYSAVLGWRVYGGLATSNFATLRTCAHMNVLSFGADLPLVHSVVSDFSFVESYLALATTMLIVRKYRDPYWLSSYCSWDLFRKCPKSLKTVFILQAFLQVAILATAAAKIARCWMTGYGTPMQILSALMLVSVLMWAVTVLGHVLQTDRMPTTFAPTLEYHWLWAMICMAIIWFCGFLFYLSVYGVRCWPFLAVHTAVWLVYVLVTAWKFHAIFPNWMSGLEDTEAFSPPSDDQRHVLARGRREQSVRVFRDEPRLGSALGMPASYR, encoded by the exons atGCGCCCGCACCACTCCGCCTACGCGCCCTCAAGCGGcccgggcgcgggcgcgtctctgtCTAGCGGCTTTTTTTTCGGCGGGACCGCcttgggcgccgcggggggaaGCCTCTCGGGGTCTCTGCCCCTGGCGATGAGTTACCCCTCTGGCGCCGTGAGCAGCTCGAGCAATGCGCGGGGAGGCTCCCAGCCTCACGCCAACGCCCGGCGAAGCAGCTGGAGCACTGCTTGCGCGGTACTGGGCTTTGAGCGAGTCACCGGTGTCTATCTCTTCTCGTGTCTCGCATGCATCAGCGTCGCCATCGCCTTCAACACTGCTGGGTCCGTAG CGTACGAATACTACGTCAGCTGCCACGGGAGTGCGACGGTGTCGCACGGCGTCTTTCTCGTTCTCGTCGCGTTTCAAGTTTTCTTTATTGTGCTCAAGTGGTGGCGGCCgacttcctccgcggcctgggCGTGGCtaggcgacgcgccggcggcaccTAGCCACGCCCAGGCCGCTCCCGCGGtccccctcgccgcgcgggcgtcgcctgcgggagGCGACTTGCGCCTCGAAGACCTCATTCAGAAGGGGTCTGACCCCAcagcggtcgccgccgccggcgccctgggggccagcgagaaggcggggGGGTTACTGTTTCGCGACGACCCCCGCaaccccggcgccgccctgtgGCACCACGGCGGGCTCCGCTTGAAGGCGGCactgcgcgaaggcgaggaaagcctctccgcccgcagccgccaaAGTGGACTgggcgcgggcagcagcgaccgcgaaggagacggagagctcttcgccgcagtcgGAACGGTGGGTTTCTGGCGCACTCTGCCGGCGCTGAACGAGTCGC TCACTCGTGAagggccttccgcgccgccgctgctgatGGAGGAGGAGCACTCGGACCCAGACATCGATGATGGACGCCCGGCCTTTTCAGCGAGATTCCGCG ATCTGGAGAGCGGAAGACAGGGCTTTTTGTACACGGGGGGACGGGCGCTGCTCGTCCCCTCGTGGCGGCCGAGGGGCATCTGTTGGAACT ccaCGTGGGTGACGCTGGAGTACCTCGTCTACGGTCTCGGGTTTTACTCCGCAGTCCTCGGCTGGCGAGTCtacggcggcctcgcgaccAGCAACTTCGCGACGCTGCGGACCTGCGCCCACATGAACGTCCTCTCTTTCGGTGCTGATTT GCCGCTGGTTCACAGCGTCGTCTCGGATTTCTCGTTTGTTGAGAGCTACCTCGCGCTGGCCACGACGATGCTGATTGTGCGCAAGTACCGCGACCCCTACTGGCTGAGCTCGTACTGCAGCTGGGACCTCTTCCG GAAGTGCCCCAAGTCGCTCAAGACCGTCTTCATTCTCCAGGCCTTCCTGCAGGTGGCGATCCTTGCCACAGCCGCGGCGAAAatcgcgcgctgctggatGACAG GCTACGGCACGCCTATGCAGATTCTCTCGGCGCTGATGCTGGTCAGCGTCCTCATGTGGGCGGTGACGGTTCTCGGGCACGTGCTGCAGACCGACCGCATGCCGACGACGTTCGCCCCAACCCTGGAATATCATTGGCTCTG GGCCATGATCTGCATGGCGATCATCTGGTTTTGTGGCTTCCTCTTTTATCTCTCGGTCTACGGCGTGCGGTGTTGGCCGTTCCTCGCTGTACATACAGCCGTCTGGCTCGTCTACGTGCTGGTCACTGCGTGGAAATTCCACGCCATCTTCCCAAACTGGATGTCTGGCCTAG AAGATACCGAGGCCTTCTCCCCTCCGTCCGACGACCAGCGCCACGTCTTGGCGCGGGGCAGGAGAGAGCAGAGCGTTCGCGTGTTTAGAGACGAGCCCAGACTTGGCAGCGCCCTTGGCATGCCAGCGAGTTACCGCTGA
- a CDS encoding hypothetical protein (encoded by transcript BESB_001630) — MASARNANHASNALSLKHASLPYYDLCFYSTGQADNFGALSSSPPGPDNAAALVAEAVVAAGGRGERGSGKSEHTCCWIAPSRLLSNPLEPPAQPVKRFAAPPPRDAAPPVCRDPRRLPYK, encoded by the coding sequence ATGGCTTCAGCACGGAATGCGAACCACGCAAGCAACGCTCTAAGCCTCAAGCACGCGTCCCTCCCGTATTACGATCTTTGTTTTTACTCAACGGGACAAGCAGACAATTTTGGTGCCCTGAGCTCGTCACCCCCAGGGCCAGACAACGCAGCTGCGCTGGTTGCAGAGGCCGttgtcgccgctggcgggaGAGGGGAGCGCGGGTCTGGAAAATCAGAACACACATGTTGTTGGATTGCTCCCTCCCGCCTCCTGTCGAACCCCCTAgagccgcccgcgcagcctGTCAAACGCtttgcagcgccgccgccccgcgacgCAGCTCCTCCCGTGTGCCGTGacccgcggcgtctcccatACAAGTAG
- a CDS encoding hypothetical protein (encoded by transcript BESB_001640), giving the protein MAAGGNVGSDLTFHPECEVGSTATSPLDNLRCLERLLDVTYSSVCCKLNAGTIPLVVRFPRIFQDEAECPSREANSPDGTSVGSESPARRLSSVASEASEGLADIFGRGVPPGSLTQSADLADLPLPPHSSRSYAVHNVVSPPVCSCLRDARPEEGKTASSHFSDSDSRRGVACDCVSD; this is encoded by the coding sequence atggcggcgggcgggaaTGTGGGTAGCGACCTCACATTCCACCCCGAGTGCGAGGTGGGTTCAACGGCGACGTCGCCCCTTGACAATCTCCGGTGTTTAGAGCGGCTTCTGGATGTCACATATTCGTCCGTGTGTTGCAAGCTCAACGCCGGGACGATTCCTCTCGTCGTGCGCTTCCCTCGAATTTTTCAAGACGAGGCAGAGTGTCCTTCGCGCGAGGCCAACAGCCCCGACGGGACCTCCGTGGGCTCCGAGTCGCCGGCAAGGCGTCTGAGCTCCGTCGCTTCAGAGGCCagcgagggcctcgcggaCATCTTTGGAAGGGGGGTACCGCCGGGTTCCTTGACGCAGTCCGCAGACCTGGCAGATCTGCCCCTGCCCCCCCACAGCAGCCGCTCGTACGCGGTGCACAAcgtcgtctctcctcccGTTTGCTCCTGCCTGCGAGACGCCAGGCCAGAGGAGGGGAAAACCGCTTCGTCGCACTTCTCCGATAGCGACAGTCGCCGGGGGGTCGCCTGCGACTGCGTCAGCGATTGA